AATAATAGCACTTGTAATAGTCTGTTAGCCAAAGCTTACCTTCAGCAAAATCAGGGGACTATGGCAAATATGTACATCACTAAAGCTTTAAACTTAAATCCCCAAGATCCAATTGCTTTAGACCTTAAAAAAATCTTAGACAAGTCAAAAAATCCTGCCAAAGCTGAAAAACGGGGATTTTTGGATGGGATATTCCGAGCAAATCAAAAGTAATGGTAGATCAATCATCAACTTCTCAGTACAATTCACAGCGTCTAGAAGATAAAAATCTGAGTTTTTACTCTTCTAGTGTGAGGGATTTGCTTCCCTTAGACGTGGCTCAAAAATGCTGCATTGAAGCTCATTTACAACAAGTATTTCAAAAATGGGGCTATCACCGCATTATCACTTCTACTTTAGAAAGATTAGATGCGCTAATGGCTGGTGGAGCAATTAAACCTAAGACAGTGCTTCAGTTAGAAAATGCTGAAGCTGGAACCTTGGGTTTAAGACCAGAATTAACGGCTTCTATCGCTAGAGCGTCAGTCACGCGCATGGGATCGATTTATCCCCAACGCTTGTACTATAACGATAACGTTTTCCGCCGTTCTCTTGATGGAGATAGTGGCAGTCAGCAAGAGTTTTATCAAGCAGGAGTCGAACTTTTAGGTGCAGGGGGGTTGTTAGCAGATGCCGAAATTTTGTTATTGCTAGCAGATAGCTTACAGGAATTGGGGGTCGATGATTGGCATTTGGTTTTAGGAGAATCTGGGTTAACCAGGTCGCTTTTGGCTACTTTTCCCACCCAATTACAAGCAGAAGTCAGACTTTGTTTAGCTCATCTCGACCGGATTGGCTTGGAAAACCTGGGTTTAATCCCCGAACAACTGGAAATAGCTTTATCTTTATTTGATTTACGTGGCGAACCAGAGGTAGTATTAGAAAGTGTCAGTCAGCTACCCTTAGATGAGTTGGCGATCGCCACAGTTGATAACCTCAAATCTCTGATCGGACTGCTACAAAAAAATAGTAAAACTAAACTGCCTCTTATCCTAGATTTAAGCTTAATTCAAACATTTGATTACTACACCGGTATTGTGTTTGAAGTTGTCAGTTACACTGCATCTCAAACCAGAGTAATTGGACAAGGTGGTCGCTACGATCGCCTGTTAGGTTTATACCATCCTCAAGGGAAAAATTATCCAGGTATTGGTTTTTCATTGAATATTGAAGATTTACACCAAGTATTAACTAATAAAGATATTTTACCGCAAAAAACACCTGCTAGCGACTGGCTAGTTGTATCTACCAGCCCTGAAGCTCATAGTGCTGCTTTAGCTCACGCTCAGAAATTGAGGAGTGGTGACAACTTGGTGCGAGTAGAAATGGAGATTAGCGATCGCACTCAAAAAGCTGATATCTTAGATTACGCCCTTCGTTCTCGCATCCCCAATATTGCCTGGGTACAAGCAGATGGCACTATAGAAAAGTCAGAAGTCAGAAGTCAGAAGTCAGAAGTCAAGACGAATAGCTAGCACCCAATGCCCAATGCCCAATACTCAAGCATTTGATACCCTAGAAACTAGAGATATTTAGAGAGACAGAAAGCCGTGCCTCATACCATTGTCACTAATACCTGCGAAGGTATTGCAGATTGCGTTGATGCTTGTCCAGTAGCTTGTATTCACCCTGGTCCTGCCAAAAATGCTAAGGGCACCGATTGGTTCTGGATTGACTTTAGCACTTGTATTGATTGTGGTATTTGCCTACAGGTATGCCCAGTTGAAGGGGCGATACTACCAGAAGAGCGCCCTGAACTCCAACAAACCCCTTAAATGAAGTCAGAAGTCAGAAGTCAGAAGTCGCAGTGCTACGTTGTTAGAGTCATTCAAAAGTGGTAATACAGCTAAATAGGGCGCAAATTAAAGCGATAGGTCAACAGGGAGAAAATACATATCCAGAGGAGTGCTGCGGTATAATTGTCGGTTACTTGGGTAGTAGTGGAAAAATAGCTGTAGAGTTGGTGCCAACTGAAAATTCTTGGGGTGCAGACATGGCAAGTTTCCATCTGGAAACTGAGCTAGTAGCAAGTAAAAGGAGACGATATGCGATCGCTCCTCAAGACTTACTCCAAGCCCAAAAACAAGCACGGCTTCAGCAATTAGAGATAATCGGCATTTACCACTCTCACCCAGATTATCCA
Above is a genomic segment from Merismopedia glauca CCAP 1448/3 containing:
- a CDS encoding ATP phosphoribosyltransferase regulatory subunit; the encoded protein is MVDQSSTSQYNSQRLEDKNLSFYSSSVRDLLPLDVAQKCCIEAHLQQVFQKWGYHRIITSTLERLDALMAGGAIKPKTVLQLENAEAGTLGLRPELTASIARASVTRMGSIYPQRLYYNDNVFRRSLDGDSGSQQEFYQAGVELLGAGGLLADAEILLLLADSLQELGVDDWHLVLGESGLTRSLLATFPTQLQAEVRLCLAHLDRIGLENLGLIPEQLEIALSLFDLRGEPEVVLESVSQLPLDELAIATVDNLKSLIGLLQKNSKTKLPLILDLSLIQTFDYYTGIVFEVVSYTASQTRVIGQGGRYDRLLGLYHPQGKNYPGIGFSLNIEDLHQVLTNKDILPQKTPASDWLVVSTSPEAHSAALAHAQKLRSGDNLVRVEMEISDRTQKADILDYALRSRIPNIAWVQADGTIEKSEVRSQKSEVKTNS
- a CDS encoding indolepyruvate ferredoxin oxidoreductase subunit alpha — encoded protein: MPHTIVTNTCEGIADCVDACPVACIHPGPAKNAKGTDWFWIDFSTCIDCGICLQVCPVEGAILPEERPELQQTP
- a CDS encoding M67 family metallopeptidase, with the translated sequence MVIQLNRAQIKAIGQQGENTYPEECCGIIVGYLGSSGKIAVELVPTENSWGADMASFHLETELVASKRRRYAIAPQDLLQAQKQARLQQLEIIGIYHSHPDYPATPSQFDLTCAWSSYSYIIASIGQGTVSDIQSWCLDDYGQFQSEEIVILASEPIL